The Vanessa atalanta chromosome 24, ilVanAtal1.2, whole genome shotgun sequence genome has a segment encoding these proteins:
- the LOC125073485 gene encoding glutamate--cysteine ligase regulatory subunit — protein sequence MLKSASKVTINTGNVLNLIDIKKKAGQNVTEELSESIKLTLSEWGNKNGYPVQNGTAHADSSQASDYMVVSTSKNTKEALVNITRPHDDVHNKMAEEERKNLKIGVKIFINEDSTTALTECMENVFTALHTEHIENVILAYNPDVPTRVEARDENTKSTFTKASPISLGSNVGRVSSTEIEADSEADARKCEAILPGIKVLWAVLEDYVKDGRVQQLGVADVGGGCLRKLHAWARVKPTIAQINLASCCVVPPSLHAFCKANDVQLLTHADPPDLLSLAALKTLSDAGIGCNNLDWCARYQVHIKCRGVLALKGYVCKATLQNKNK from the exons ATGTTGAAAAGTGCCTCAAAAGTGACAATAAATACAGGAAATGTGTTAAACCTTATTGATATTAAGAAAAAAGCTGGACAAAATGTGACTGAGGAG ttATCAGAGAGCATCAAACTAACGTTATCAGAATGGGGTAATAAGAACGGTTATCCTGTTCAAAATGGCACAGCGCACGCGGATTCCTCTCAGGCTTCAGATTATATGGTCGTATCCACATCGAAGAATACTAAAGAGGCGCTTGTTAACATAACAAGGCCCCATGATGACGTACACAACAAAATGGCGGAAGAGGAACGGAAAAATCTAAAGATTggtgtcaaaatatttataaatgaagacAGTACGACGGCGTTAACGGAATGTATGGAAAAtg tattcaCTGCTCTACATACGGAACACATagagaatgtaatattagcttataATCCGGACGTGCCGACCCGTGTCGAGGCCAGGGATGAGAATACCAAGAGCACATTTACAAAGGCATCCCCTATTTCGTTAGGTAGTAATGTtg gtcgCGTCTCTAGTACAGAAATAGAGGCAGACAGTGAAGCAGATGCAAGAAAATGCGAAGCTATTCTCCCCGGTATCAAAGTATTATGGGCGGTACTCGAGGATTACGTAAAAGACG gaCGGGTACAGCAGCTCGGCGTAGCTGACGTCGGCGGCGGTTGCCTCCGCAAACTTCATGCTTGGGCTCGCGTTAAACCGACAATAGCTCAAATTAACCTCGCCTCGTGCTGCGTGGTTCCCCCCTCCCTGCACGCCTTCTGCAAGGCGAATGACGTCCAACTACTCACACACGCCGATCCACCTG aCCTCCTGTCACTGGCAGCATTAAAAACACTCTCCGATGCAGGCATCGGTTGCAATAATTTAGACTGGTGTGCGAGATACCAAGTGCATATAAAATGCAGAGGTGTCCTTGCCCTTAAAGGCTACGTGTGTAAAGCaacactacaaaataaaaataaataa